In a genomic window of Vibrio gigantis:
- a CDS encoding response regulator transcription factor: MLERSRILVVEDNIELQGIIADFLEVKEAVADFASDGEQGFKLAKENDFDAIVLDVMLPKLDGMQVASKLRQNGVTTPILMLTALNGQEDLLSSFDSGADDFVTKPFKFPELEARLSALIKRNKGLVAKKSLSFGEVIIDEKTHTASRSGQSLNLTPIMFQILRELVKAQGGVVTRDSLIYMLWGDDIPDKDVLRSHIYLLRNALDKPFDFPMLKTIPKHGFQLIVSNNEPQSA, encoded by the coding sequence ATGCTTGAACGCAGTCGTATTTTGGTTGTTGAAGACAATATCGAACTACAAGGCATTATTGCCGACTTCTTAGAAGTAAAAGAGGCCGTTGCAGACTTCGCTTCTGATGGTGAGCAAGGCTTCAAACTTGCGAAGGAAAACGACTTCGACGCTATCGTTCTCGATGTAATGCTGCCCAAACTTGACGGGATGCAAGTGGCGTCTAAGTTACGTCAAAATGGTGTAACCACCCCAATATTGATGCTAACAGCATTGAATGGCCAAGAAGACCTATTAAGTAGCTTTGATTCAGGTGCCGACGACTTCGTAACCAAACCGTTCAAGTTTCCTGAATTAGAAGCTCGCCTGTCAGCACTGATAAAACGCAATAAAGGCTTGGTCGCCAAAAAGTCGTTGAGCTTTGGTGAAGTGATCATCGATGAAAAAACACATACCGCATCAAGAAGTGGTCAATCACTCAACCTAACCCCTATCATGTTTCAAATTTTGAGAGAGCTAGTCAAAGCTCAAGGTGGAGTCGTCACTCGCGATAGTTTGATCTATATGCTGTGGGGGGATGACATTCCAGACAAAGATGTGCTCCGCAGCCATATCTACCTATTACGAAACGCGCTTGATAAACCCTTCGATTTTCCTATGCTCAAGACCATTCCTAAACACGGTTTTCAATTAATCGTGTCTAACAATGAGCCTCAATCCGCATGA
- a CDS encoding sensor histidine kinase encodes MRTFSVIALVSSCIVFFVFSLRLVWQEEAQIENHLKSYKGVAQQFYHLLSPEGSLKLSENVTAYYGEADFTDQLKRLPPMALETVDRQHFEIRLSEEDIIIPGVIVYHFAFEDQGETIPTYITISSFDMDLWDDSWGVLMAISTLLMIGLIIVLRFTLKRVFDQLMVPISDLSTQLTKHESDNFKVPDHTVDELQMLTSHLNSYSTMKDRLAKQEMMFAKYASHELKTPISIVIGAAELQAMKPDDPVFQAKQRERILGAANGMSTTVEVLLNIVKQENSSTDKTLTAINQESIDVSKYRGMLAAGVELVLNVEPNTTLNMPLPLVNMVLKNYIENAIRFTTQGKIVVTINSNTISVSDTGSGLNDDTKTEHGLGLIIVKRIGDSYGWTSTLIDNAQSDTSLHPAGCTAIFAKQAH; translated from the coding sequence ATGCGAACGTTTTCGGTCATCGCACTTGTCTCTTCATGCATTGTCTTTTTCGTTTTCTCGCTACGTTTAGTGTGGCAAGAAGAGGCGCAAATCGAGAATCACCTAAAATCATATAAGGGGGTGGCACAGCAGTTTTACCACCTTCTTTCTCCAGAAGGCAGCCTCAAGCTGTCGGAAAACGTAACGGCCTACTATGGTGAAGCCGATTTTACTGACCAATTAAAAAGGCTTCCACCAATGGCATTGGAAACGGTCGATCGACAGCATTTTGAGATCAGGCTTTCCGAAGAAGATATTATTATTCCCGGGGTTATCGTCTACCACTTTGCTTTTGAAGACCAAGGAGAAACCATCCCGACTTACATCACCATCAGCTCTTTTGATATGGACCTGTGGGACGACAGTTGGGGCGTATTGATGGCAATCTCTACGCTGTTGATGATCGGCCTGATCATTGTATTGCGGTTTACGTTAAAACGAGTATTTGACCAACTGATGGTGCCCATTTCAGACCTCAGTACTCAACTCACTAAACATGAATCTGACAACTTCAAAGTACCTGACCACACGGTTGATGAGCTGCAGATGCTCACCTCGCACCTCAACAGTTACTCGACAATGAAAGACAGACTTGCCAAGCAAGAGATGATGTTTGCGAAATACGCTAGCCATGAATTGAAAACACCGATCTCAATTGTTATTGGCGCAGCAGAATTGCAAGCCATGAAACCCGATGATCCTGTATTTCAAGCTAAGCAACGAGAACGTATTCTTGGAGCCGCCAATGGCATGAGTACTACTGTTGAAGTGCTACTAAATATTGTTAAGCAAGAGAACTCTTCAACAGATAAAACACTTACAGCGATTAACCAAGAATCTATCGATGTATCGAAATACCGCGGCATGCTAGCTGCAGGCGTGGAGTTAGTTCTGAATGTTGAGCCAAACACCACGCTCAACATGCCGCTCCCTTTGGTGAATATGGTATTAAAGAACTACATTGAAAATGCGATTCGATTTACCACACAAGGTAAGATTGTAGTGACCATCAACTCCAACACGATTTCGGTTTCAGATACTGGCTCAGGGCTGAATGATGATACAAAAACGGAACACGGCCTTGGCCTAATCATTGTAAAACGCATCGGAGACAGTTACGGCTGGACATCCACACTGATAGATAACGCCCAGTCGGACACGAGCCTACATCCCGCGGGCTGCACTGCAATCTTTGCAAAGCAAGCGCATTAA
- a CDS encoding TetR/AcrR family transcriptional regulator — MSRIRQKNQDLIIEVACEQFATHGYAATKMADIAKAADIPKPNVFYYFSSKDKLYNAVLETVTQPLLEASRPIEDLCDPVEALSQYIQTKLIISRDHPHASKVFANEVMSGAKVLPKEIGDELYKQSQMILDKFSTWSAQGLMDEVPAHHLMFTIWAATQTYADFGWQICSVMQKEQLDDKDYEEAAEFITQLVIKGCGVKGKS; from the coding sequence ATGTCTAGGATCAGACAAAAGAATCAAGATTTAATCATCGAAGTCGCGTGCGAACAATTTGCGACCCATGGTTATGCTGCGACAAAAATGGCAGATATCGCTAAAGCTGCTGACATTCCCAAACCAAACGTATTCTATTACTTCAGTTCCAAAGATAAGCTCTACAATGCCGTGCTTGAAACTGTCACTCAGCCATTATTGGAAGCGTCTCGCCCAATTGAAGATCTCTGCGATCCTGTTGAAGCTTTATCTCAGTATATTCAGACTAAGCTCATCATTTCTCGCGACCATCCACACGCCTCTAAGGTATTTGCCAATGAAGTGATGTCGGGCGCTAAGGTGTTGCCAAAAGAGATCGGTGATGAGCTGTATAAGCAATCGCAGATGATCCTTGATAAATTCTCGACCTGGTCTGCACAAGGCTTGATGGATGAAGTTCCCGCACACCACCTCATGTTTACCATCTGGGCTGCAACCCAAACCTACGCTGACTTTGGCTGGCAGATTTGCAGCGTGATGCAGAAAGAGCAGCTTGATGACAAAGACTACGAAGAAGCCGCTGAGTTCATCACCCAGTTAGTGATTAAAGGTTGCGGTGTGAAAGGAAAGTCTTAG